Proteins from one Ananas comosus cultivar F153 linkage group 5, ASM154086v1, whole genome shotgun sequence genomic window:
- the LOC109711102 gene encoding synaptotagmin-5-like — MGFISGMVLGTIVGVALVAGWSRMMRHRSNKRIAKAVDVKLLGSLTRDDLRRLCGDNYPEWVSFPVFEQVKWLNKQLSKLWPFLADAASLVIKDSIEPLLDDYRPPGISSLKFSKLFLGNVPPKLEGIHVQSLKKGQVIMDIDLRWGGNPSIILAVDALVASLPIQLKDLQVFTVVRVVFQLCEEIPCISAVAVALLDEPKPRIDYTLKAVGGSLTAIPGISDKISDTVQSIISDMLQWPQRIVVPFGGVAVDTSELELKPQGRLTVTVLRAGSLKNVDIIGKSDPYVVLYVRPIFKVKTRVIDDNLNPEWNETFELIADDKETRSLILEVFDEDKITQHERLGIAKLPLIDLEPETPKEFSLNLLQSLDTVKVKDKKDRGTLTIKVLYHSFTMEEQMEALEQEKRAIEKKRKMKEAGLIGSTMDAIGGAASFVGSGVGLVGSGLEAGVGFVGTGFGAVGSGLSKAGKAMGKSLSHFSHSKKNSSNSLAIQGNGQ, encoded by the exons ATGGGGTTCATATCGGGGATGGTGTTGGGGACGATCGTGGGGGTTGCGTTGGTGGCCGGGTGGAGCCGCATGATGAGGCATCGGAGCAACAAGCGTATCGCAAAG GCTGTCGACGTCAAACTTCTTGGTTCTCTTACTAGGGATGATTTGAGGAGACTTTGTGGTGACAATTATCCTGAATGGGTATCTTTCCCAGTATTTGAACAG GTGAAATGGTTGAATAAGCAACTGAGCAAGCTCTGGCCTTTTCTCGCAGAT GCAGCATCACTGGTCATTAAAGATTCTATCGAGCCGCTACTTGATGATTATCGACCACCTGGAATATCATCTCTTAAATTCAGCAAACTTTTTCTTGGAAATGTGCCACCGAAACTCGAAG GAATCCACGTTCAAAGTCTTAAGAAAGGACAAGTCATAATGGATATTGATTTACGGTGGGGTGGAAATCCAAGCATAATTCTTGCAGTTGATGCTCTCGTCGCCTCGCTCCCTATTCAG CTAAAAGATCTTCAGGTCTTTACTGTCGTGCGTGTCGTTTTCCAACTCTGCGAAGAGATTCCATGCATCTCAGCTGTTGCTGTTGCTCTCCTTGATGAG CCAAAGCCTAGAATTGATTACACACTAAAAGCTGTGGGAGGAAGCTTGACTGCTATTCCTGGAATTTCAGATAAGATCAGC GATACTGTACAATCCATTATTTCGGACATGCTTCAGTGGCCCCAAAGAATTGTAGTCCCATTTGGTGGTGTTGCTGTTGACACAAG TGAGCTGGAACTAAAGCCTCAGGGAAGGCTCACCGTGACTGTCTTAAGAGCAGGTTCCTTGAAAAATGTGGATATTATTGGCAAATCCGATCCCTATGTCGTTTTGTATGTACGCCCAATTTTCAAAGTCAAAACTAGAGTTATTGATGACAATCTTAACCCTGAATGGAATGAAACATTTGAGCTGATTGCTGATGACAAGGAAACACGATCTCTTATCCTTGAG GTTTTTgatgaagataaaattacaCAACATGAGAGATTGGGTATAGCCAAGTTACCTTTGATCGATTTGGAACCAGAGACTCCCAAGGAGTTTTCTTTAAATCTGTTGCAATCTCTAGATACAGTGAAAGTCAAGGATAAGAAGGATAGAGGGACACTCACGATCAAG GTCTTATATCATTCATTCACAATGGAAGAACAAATGGAAGCCCTGGAACAGGAAAAGAGAGCTAttgagaagaagaggaaaatgaaAGAGGCCGGTCTGATTGGGAGCACTATGGACGCAATCGGCGGCGCTGCATCGTTTGTTGGATCCGGCGTCGGGCTCGTGGGCTCGGGCCTCGAGGCAGGGGTCGGGTTTGTCGGGACCGGATTTGGTGCTGTGGGGAGTGGCCTAAGCAAAGCAGGGAAAGCAATGGGTAAAAGCTTAAGCCATTTCAGTCATTCCAAGAAGAACAGTAGCAACTCCCTGGCAATTCAAGGGAATGGACAGTGA
- the LOC109711033 gene encoding general transcription factor IIF subunit 2: MSMAEEGRHVLETARADRSVWLMKCPPVVTRSWQSAAAAAAASSGADGAAASASASAHHPVVAKVVLSLDPLHPDDPSSLQFKMEMAQTDSGNTPRSYSLNMFKDFVPMSVISESNQGKFSLEGKVEHKFDMEPHSENLREYGKLCRERTNKSMIKTRQVQVIDNDRGVLMRPMPGMVGLVPSGSKDKKKLTPTKASDVKRTRRDRRELENIIFKLFERQPNWALKQLVQETDQPEQFLKEILNDLCVYNKRGPNQGTHELKPEYKKSTEEADTA; encoded by the exons ATGTCGATGGCGGAGGAAGGGCGCCACGTGCTGGAGACGGCGAGGGCGGATCGGTCTGTGTGGCTCATGAAGTGCCCCCCGGTGGTCACACGATCCTGGCAATCGgcggcagccgccgccgccgcctcatCAGGTGCCGATGgggccgccgcctccgcctccgcctccgcccacCACCCCGTCGTCGCCAAGGTCGTCCTCTCCCTCGACCCCCTCCACCCCGACGATCCCTCCTCTCTCCAG TTTAAGATGGAGATGGCTCAAACTGACTCTGGCAATACACCTAGGAGTTACTCTCTTAACATGTTCAAAGACTTTGTTCCAATGTCTGTTATCTCAGAATCTAATCAAG GGAAATTTTCACTGGAAGGAAAGGTGGAGCACAAGTTTGACATGGAGCCTCATAGTGAAAATTTGCGGGAATATGGTAAATTATGCCGTGAAAGGACTAACAAATCCATGATCAAAACGAGACAAGTTCAG GTTATTGACAACGATCGTGGAGTGCTTATGAGGCCAATGCCTGGTATGGTTGGCCTGGTTCCATCTGGTTCAAAG GACAAGAAGAAATTAACACCAACAAAAGCATCAGATGTTAAGAGAACACGTAGGGACCGACGTGAACTGGAGAATATAATATTTAAGCTCTTTGAAAGGCAACCGAACTGGGCTTTGAAGCAGCTGGTGCAAGAAACTGATCAACCTGAG CAATTCTTAAAGGAGATTTTGAATGATTTATGCGTGTACAACAAGAGAGGGCCAAATCAGGGGACCCATGAGCTTAAGCCTGAATACAAGAAGTCCACTGAGGAAGCAGATACTGCTTGA